CCATGGCCGGTACCCTGCGCTACATCCTCAACAAGCCGAGTACCGAGGCTACCGAGGGTTCCGTGCGCACCGAGGTGTACAAGAACAGCGAGAGCGACGGTTTCTCCAGTGAAGTAAGTGGTGTATTCAACCTGCCGCTGTCCGACACCCTGGCCCTGCGCGTGTCCGGTACGCGCGTGGACGACGCAGGTTTTGTGGATTACAACAATGTGCTGGTTGAGCCGGGCGTTTCCAATGACGAGCGCCGGATCAAGGATGCCAACACCGAAGAAACCACTTCCGCCCGTGTCGCCCTGCGTTGGGAGCCGACCGACACCTTCTTCGCCCAGGCCAACTACTACCTGCAGGATTCCAAGGCCGGTGGCCGCCAGGCGGTAAACCCGGGCTTTACCGGCGACGACTTCACTTCCGCCCTGCGTTACAACGAAGTGCGTGAGAACAAGGACTCCCTGTTCAACGTGGAGCTGGGATACAACAGCGACGCCATCGAAATTTTCTCCACCACCTCCGTGGCGGAATACGAAGGTATCGGCAATCGCGACCAGACCGACCTGCTGTGTGTGGACATCTGGAGTGGCTACTGCGACTTCCCGCAGTTCTCCGCCTACACCGTGGACGACAACCAGTCCGAGTCGCTGGTGCATGAGACCCGCTTCCTGTCCACCGACGAGAACTCCCCGGAGTGGCTCGACTGGATCGCCGGTGTCTACTACGAGGAAACCGACACCCTGCTGGATGCCCGTGAGTACGCTCCCGGCTTCGGCGACTTTGTGGTGAACGAATGGGACTGGTCCCCCACCGGTCTGGGTGACCTGGAATACTGGCGCTACGCGGATAGTACCTTCACCGAGCAGGCGGTGTACGGGGAGGCCACCTTCCACGCCAACGACCAGCTGCAGTTCACTTTGGGCGCCCGCTACTTCCAGCAGGAAGAGGCATTCGCCTACGACTGCACCATGTTGCCCTTCTACACCGGCACCGATGCGGATTGCCGCGATGGTGATGGCGAGATCGACGACACCGTATTCAAGCTGAATGCCGCCTACAACTTCACCGATGAAGTCATGTTCTACGCGACCGTGGCCGAAGGCTTCCGCCGCGGCGGCACCAATGCCGGCCCGCAGCTGCTGGACAGCGAGCAGACCTTCAGCTCCGATTCCGCGGTGAACTACGAGCTGGGCTGGCACACTACCCTCGGTGGCAACATCATCCTGAACGGCGCGGTCTTCATGATCGACTGGAGCGACCTGCAGGTGCCCACCAAGTCCCAGGAAGCGGCGATCAACATCACCAAGAACGCCAGCCAGGGCCAGATCACCGGTTTCGAACTGTCCACCCAGGCCGCGCTCACCGACAACCTGATGCTGAACGGCTGGGTGACCTACTACGATCACGCGCTGGATGGCGATGCGCCTGAAATCGGTGGTTTCGATGGCGACAGCTTCCCGGGTGTGCCCAACCTGCAGTACAACCTGGCAATGGACTACAACGTGGCGGTGCCCACCGGTGAGCTGACCCTGCGCGGCAACCTCTACTACAAGGACCAGGTGGACACGCGCCTTAATAGTCAGGGCGGTAACTTCGATAACGAAACCCTCGAGGACTACCACCTGTTCAACCTGTCTGCGGACTACCGCCTGAATGAATGGCGTGCATCCCTGTTCGCGGACAACGTCACCAATGAGCTGTACTACAACGGTGTGCGCAGTGCCAAGCGCTACGGCGAGCGCGGCCAGTTCTACTACGTGGGCCAGCCGCGTACCGTAGGTGTGAACCTCGCGTATGAGTTCTGATTGATCCTTTTGATCCTTTCTCTGAGTTGATCGTTTGGCGGGGCTTGCCCCGCCTTTTTTGTTTCTGGATCTGCAGGAAAAAAACCGCTACAACCGGTGTCTGTGTACCCATACCGAATGGCCCGCTATGTCTGACCTCACCATCCGCCAGCAGCTTGATTTCGCCCGTAAGGCCGCCGCCAACCGGGATTGGCGCAGCGTGTCCGCCCGCTGTATCGCGGTGCTGAAAACCGACCCGCGGCAGCCGGAAGCGCATACCCTGCTGGGGCTCGCCGCGCTGGAGGGCGGCAACGCGCAGATCGCCGTGCGCGCGCTCAACACGGCCCTCAAGGTGGATCCCTCGTTTGGCGAAGCGCGGGTCTACCTTGCGCGGATACTGGCGGCCAACGGCCAGTTTGCCGAGGCGGAATCCGAAGCCGACAGGTGCAAAGAGCAGATCACCAGCGACCCGCAGTTACTGGATACCCTGGCCACGCTCTACAGCCACCTGGGGCGCCAGCCACAGGCACTGGCGCTGTACCGGCAGGCGCTTGTTTGCGCACCCGAGGACGTGGGTATTCTTGCCAATACGGCGGCAGTGCAGATATTTCTGGGACAGCGCGCGGAAGCCGCCGAGCTTCTGCAGCGCGCCTTGCAGCGGTCGCCGGAGCACTACCGCTGTCACTGGCTGCTGGCGAAATGCCGGCACACCGAGGACCCCGATGAGACCCGGGGCCAGCTGGGCACCCTGCGCACCCTCGCGGAACGCGCGTCGCCGGCGGCACTGCCCTATGTGCACTATGCGGCGGGCAAGCTGTGTGAGGATCTCGCAGACTGGCCAGCAGCCTGGGCGCACTACCAGGCCGGGGCCGGCGCGCAGCGGCAGCGATTGAATTACCGCAGTGACGAGGAGACCGGGATATTTGACGCGGTGCGCGAACACCTGGGAGATCAGTGGTACCGGAATCAGGCCGCAGGCCGGGACGATGGAGAAACGCCGGTGTTTATTGTGGGGTTGCCGCGGACCGGCAGTACCCTGGTGGAGCAGATTCTTGGCAGCCACCCGCAGGTACAGGCACTGGGCGAACTGGTGCAGTGGCCACTGGCAGTGAAGCAGCACGCGGGCAGTCGCGATGCGGCGTTAATCAGTCGCGACAGTATTGCCGCCGTGGCCGGATGCTCTACCGCCACACTGGGGCAGCGCTACCTACAGAGCATTGCGCACCTGCGCAACGACCAGCGCTGGTTTACCGACAAGCTGCCGGGCAACTTTCTCTACCTGCCACTGATTGCCCGCGCCCTGCCCGGCGCGCGATTTGTACACGTTACTCGCCATCCCATGGATGCCGGCTTTGCCATCTACAAACAATTGTTCGCCGATGCGTATCCCTGGTCTTACGATCTGCAGGAACTGGGCGAGTATTACGTGCAGTATCACCAGCTGATGCAGCAGTGGCAGGAATTGATGCCGGAGCGAATTTACACCCTGGACTACGACCAGCTGGTGGCGGACCCGGAAGGCCAGACCCGCGCACTGCTGGACTGGCTGGGGCTGCCCTTCGCCAGCGGTTGCCTGCAGTTCCACCGGTCGGAACGCGCCGCGGCAACCGCCAGCGCGGCCCAGGTGCGCGAACCGATTCACGCCCGTTCCAGCGGCCGCTGGCAGCAGTTTGCCGAGCAGCTGCAGCCCTACCGGGATGTGTTGGCGCGCGCGGGTATCCTACCGGGCCCGGTTGGCTAGAGGCCGGGCTGAACCGCTTTGCGGCCCTGCGCCGGCTGCTTCTCTGCGGCGGTGGCTTCGTGATCGCCCCAGTGGTGATCCAGGTGCAGGTCCGGGTCCCGGCGATCCTCCTGCAGTGCCTGCAGTAATTGCTCGCGGTAGATTTTGGTTTTTGCCACGTGCTGGGATTCATCCCGCCAGTAGGGGAACAGGGATTCCAGCATACGCTGATCGTGCTGCTTGAACTTGCGCGCCGCGCGCTGGGCCTGGTGTTTCGACAGCCCCAGTAGCTGCAGGGCACCGGCGCCGATTTCCAGGGCGCTGTCGACGGTTTCCCGGTAGATGTATTTCACCCCCGCTTCCATCAGTGCGTACTGGTGCATACGGTTGCGCGCCCGCGCCAGAATGGTCAGGTGCGGGAAGTGATTCTGGATGCGGCTCACAATCTCCAGCGAGGCCGCCTGGTCGCTCAGGGTGAGGATCACGATCTTGGCGTTTTCCGCGCCGGCGGCGTGCAACAGGTCCTCCCGCGAGGCGTCACCGTAGTAGGCCTTGATACCGTAGCGGCGCACCAGTTCGAGCTGTTCCGCGTTGTGTTCCAGCAGCGTGGTCTCGAATCCGCAGGCGTTCAGCAGGCGCCCGGAGATCTGGCCGTAGCGGCCGTAGCCGATGATGATCACCGGTGAACCGTCATCGTTGGGGGCGCTGTCGGGCACATCTGGAAGGCGTGGGCCAGTGAAGAACCGCGGCTGGATGAGCTGCTCATAGGCCAGCAACAGCAGCGGCGTCACCGCCATGGACAGCGCGATCAGGGCGATCAGCACACTGGTGACGTCCGCCGGAAGCACCTGGTTCTGGCTGGCATAGGCCAGCAATACGAAGCCGAATTCCCCCGCCTGCGCCAGGGACAGGGCAAACAGCCAGTCCTCGCCCCGCGCCATGCCGCGCACCCGCGCCAGCGCGAACAGGATGACGAACTT
This genomic interval from Microbulbifer sp. Q7 contains the following:
- a CDS encoding TonB-dependent receptor — protein: MKPSNKQLLALAIAMANCAPAAVMAQSDTEKTAMLEEVVVTASRRAESIQDIPYNITAVTGEFINDIGADDLSKMSQFIPGMQMIDAGARSTGLVTLRGMNVGGLEASENQGGKDIISRYVNDTPLLIDFKLVDIERVEVLRGPQGTLYGRGAMAGTLRYILNKPSTEATEGSVRTEVYKNSESDGFSSEVSGVFNLPLSDTLALRVSGTRVDDAGFVDYNNVLVEPGVSNDERRIKDANTEETTSARVALRWEPTDTFFAQANYYLQDSKAGGRQAVNPGFTGDDFTSALRYNEVRENKDSLFNVELGYNSDAIEIFSTTSVAEYEGIGNRDQTDLLCVDIWSGYCDFPQFSAYTVDDNQSESLVHETRFLSTDENSPEWLDWIAGVYYEETDTLLDAREYAPGFGDFVVNEWDWSPTGLGDLEYWRYADSTFTEQAVYGEATFHANDQLQFTLGARYFQQEEAFAYDCTMLPFYTGTDADCRDGDGEIDDTVFKLNAAYNFTDEVMFYATVAEGFRRGGTNAGPQLLDSEQTFSSDSAVNYELGWHTTLGGNIILNGAVFMIDWSDLQVPTKSQEAAINITKNASQGQITGFELSTQAALTDNLMLNGWVTYYDHALDGDAPEIGGFDGDSFPGVPNLQYNLAMDYNVAVPTGELTLRGNLYYKDQVDTRLNSQGGNFDNETLEDYHLFNLSADYRLNEWRASLFADNVTNELYYNGVRSAKRYGERGQFYYVGQPRTVGVNLAYEF
- a CDS encoding sulfotransferase; translation: MSDLTIRQQLDFARKAAANRDWRSVSARCIAVLKTDPRQPEAHTLLGLAALEGGNAQIAVRALNTALKVDPSFGEARVYLARILAANGQFAEAESEADRCKEQITSDPQLLDTLATLYSHLGRQPQALALYRQALVCAPEDVGILANTAAVQIFLGQRAEAAELLQRALQRSPEHYRCHWLLAKCRHTEDPDETRGQLGTLRTLAERASPAALPYVHYAAGKLCEDLADWPAAWAHYQAGAGAQRQRLNYRSDEETGIFDAVREHLGDQWYRNQAAGRDDGETPVFIVGLPRTGSTLVEQILGSHPQVQALGELVQWPLAVKQHAGSRDAALISRDSIAAVAGCSTATLGQRYLQSIAHLRNDQRWFTDKLPGNFLYLPLIARALPGARFVHVTRHPMDAGFAIYKQLFADAYPWSYDLQELGEYYVQYHQLMQQWQELMPERIYTLDYDQLVADPEGQTRALLDWLGLPFASGCLQFHRSERAAATASAAQVREPIHARSSGRWQQFAEQLQPYRDVLARAGILPGPVG
- a CDS encoding monovalent cation:proton antiporter-2 (CPA2) family protein, which encodes MPHDNFLLQTVIFLAAAVFSVPLAKRLGFGSVLGYLVAGVLIGPHAFGLVGDTSDELHFAEFGVALMLFLIGLELRPKKLWALRGAIFGTGGAQVLLTAAAVCGLAMAMFGLDWRSATAVGLILALSSTAIVLQSLSEKNLLKTEGGRNAFSVLLFQDIAVIPILALLPLLATVEVATDPDALQGWTYALAVLAAITALVLAGRYLLTPLLRMVVGSRTRELFTACSLLIVLSAAAIMSGLGLSPALGTFLAGVVLADSEFRHELEADIQPFKGLLLGLFFLAVGANLDIALVMQQPLLLLGLLLLLVTVKFVILFALARVRGMARGEDWLFALSLAQAGEFGFVLLAYASQNQVLPADVTSVLIALIALSMAVTPLLLLAYEQLIQPRFFTGPRLPDVPDSAPNDDGSPVIIIGYGRYGQISGRLLNACGFETTLLEHNAEQLELVRRYGIKAYYGDASREDLLHAAGAENAKIVILTLSDQAASLEIVSRIQNHFPHLTILARARNRMHQYALMEAGVKYIYRETVDSALEIGAGALQLLGLSKHQAQRAARKFKQHDQRMLESLFPYWRDESQHVAKTKIYREQLLQALQEDRRDPDLHLDHHWGDHEATAAEKQPAQGRKAVQPGL